The following are from one region of the Salvia splendens isolate huo1 chromosome 2, SspV2, whole genome shotgun sequence genome:
- the LOC121768713 gene encoding pyruvate kinase 1, cytosolic-like, translating into MHHSNHLLLEEPIRMASILEPSKASFFPAMAKIVGTLGSRSRSVDLISACLKAGMTVARFDFSLGDAEYHQGTLENLKTAIKSTKKLCAVMLDTVGPELQVVNKAEKAITLEADENVTLTPDKGQGASNGILPINFAGLAKAVKPGDTIFIGQYLFTGSETTSVWLEVNNVKGNDVVCVVKNSATLAGSLFTLHASQIRIELPTLSDKDKQLISTWGVQNKIDFLSLSYTRHAEDVREARNFLSKHPDLSQTQIFAKIENVEGLNQFDEILAEADGIILSRGNLGVDLPPEKVFLFQKSAVYKCNMAGKPAVVTRVVDSMTDNLRPTRAEATDVANAVLDGCDAILLGAETLRGLYPVETISTVGKICAEAEKVFNQDQYFKRTVKYVGQPMSHLESIASSAVRAALKVKASVIICFTSSGKAARLIAKYRPTMPVLSVVIPRLKTNQLKWNFSGAFEARQSLIVRGLFPLLADPRHPAESTTATNESVLKVALDHGKASGVIKSHDRVVVCQKVGDASVVKIIELED; encoded by the exons ATGCATCATTCGAATCACCTGCTGCTCGAGGAGCCAATCCGCATGGCCTCCATTCTGGAGCCATCCAAAGCG AGTTTCTTCCCTGCAATGGCGAAGATCGTCGGGACGTTGGGATCGCGCTCTCGATCCGTCGATCTTATTTCTGCTTGTCTTAAAGCCGGAATGACTG TGGCGAGATTTGATTTTTCGTTGGGTGATGCCGAGTATCATCAGGGAACTCTGGAAAATTTGAAGACTGCGATTAAGAGCACTAAGAAACTCTGTGCT GTTATGCTAGACACAGTGGGGCCTGAGTTACAAGTGGTTAATAAAGCAGAGAAGGCTATAACACTTGAGGCTGATGAAAATGTTACTCTAACACCCGATAAAGGTCAAGGAGCTTCGAATGGAATTTTGCCGATCAACTTTGCTGGACTCGCCAAG GCTGTGAAGCCGGGCGACACCATTTTTATCGGCCAATACCTATTTACAGGAAGTGAAACCACTTCAGTGTGGCTTGAG GTAAATAATGTAAAAGGCAATGATGTGGTTTGCGTAGTCAAGAACTCTGCAACATTGGCTGGATCGTTATTTACATTGCACGCTTCTCAAATTCGTATCGAACTCCCTACTCTTTCTGACAAGGACAAACAG CTTATCAGCACTTGGGGTGTTCAAAACAAAATTGATTTTCTATCATTATCTTACACCCGCCATGCAGAGGATGTTCGTGAG GCCCGTAATTTTCTATCCAAGCATCCTGATCTAAGTCAGACACAAATTTTTGCTAAGATTGAGAATGTAGAG GGTTTAAACCAGTTTGATGAGATTTTAGCGGAAGCTGATGGCATCATTCTTTCGCGTGGAAATCTTGGGGTAGATCTTCCACCTGAGAAG GTGTTCTTGTTTCAGAAATCTGCTGTTTACAAGTGTAACATGGCTGGAAAGCCGGCAGTCGTAACTCGTGTTGTGGATAGTATGACTGACAATCTTAGGCCTACTCGTGCTGAGGCAACTGATGTTGCAAATGCTGTTTTGGATG GGTGTGATGCAATTCTTCTTGGTGCTGAGACCTTACGTGGACTATACCCGGTTGAAACAATTTCTACGGTGGGAAAAATTTGTGCTGAG GCTGAGAAGGTTTTCAACCAAGACCAATACTTCAAGAGGACTGTAAAATATGTTGGCCAGCCCATGAGTCACTTGGAATCTATTGCATCTTCAGCG GTTCGAGCTGCCCTTAAAGTGAAGGCATCTGTTATTATATGTTTTACCTCATCTGGAAAGGCTGCTAG GCTGATAGCAAAGTATAGGCCAACGATGCCTGTTTTATCAGTCGTCATTCCCAGGCTCAAGACGAATCAGTTAAAGTGGAATTTCAGTGGTGCATTTGAG GCAAGGCAATCACTTATAGTACGAGGGCTCTTCCCCCTGCTTGCCGATCCTCGCCATCCT GCGGAGTCTACAACCGCAACTAATGAATCAGTTCTCAAGGTAGCTCTTGATCATGGAAAAGCCTCAGGAGTGATCAAGTCACACGATCGAGTTGTGGTCTGCCAGAAGGTTGGAGATGCATCTGTGGTAAAGATTATTGAACTTGAAGATTAA